In a single window of the Luteibacter rhizovicinus DSM 16549 genome:
- a CDS encoding glycoside hydrolase family 35 protein — protein MKRLSLLLSTCLLAGVAFPSFAVDTPHFAVGQGQFLLDGKPYVIRSGEMHYPRIPRADWRDRLRKARAMGLNTITTYAFWNESEPEPGKFDFSGDRDIAAFVRTAQEEGLNVIVRPGPFVCAEWEFGGIPAWLLRTPGLRIRSFDPRFLKASAAWFKRLNQELAPLLSSRGGPILMVQVENEYGYVGNDRDYLEAIHQQMVDAGFDVPMFTSNGPGPTWMPRGSLPGMVSVINFTGDGKQTERAFRRSAPLMEGMPRMAGEYWTGWYDRWGLAHKTRDVGDVSSAVSWMMDHDISFNLYMVDGGTNFGWMNGANNDDAHYLPVTTSYDYDSPIDEAGRLTPKFDALRKVIAAHLPKGETLPKVPASSPTVAIPRFTLDTSVSLLDALPGLSRPQTSVTPHGMETFGQNYGLILYRKSLDTDAKGSLDVSDVRDYATVLADGKPLGTLDRRQDQHAMPVDLKAGSTLDLVVENMGRINIGPGMEDDDKGITYSVQVAGEDLLNWSVYPLPLDDLSSLHFAPGASTGQGPAFWHGSFTLAKPDGTFLDMRGWNKGNVWVNGHHLGRFWHIGPQQSLYVPASWLKKGRNDIVVLKMQAGGSHTIAGLKDPVFDTPAK, from the coding sequence ATGAAGCGTCTGAGTCTGCTCTTGTCGACCTGCCTGTTGGCGGGCGTCGCCTTTCCTTCCTTCGCGGTGGATACGCCGCACTTCGCGGTGGGGCAGGGGCAGTTCCTGCTCGACGGCAAGCCTTATGTGATCCGCTCGGGTGAAATGCACTATCCGCGTATTCCCCGCGCGGACTGGCGCGATCGCCTGCGCAAGGCACGCGCGATGGGCCTCAATACCATCACCACGTACGCGTTCTGGAACGAGAGCGAGCCAGAGCCGGGCAAGTTCGATTTCAGCGGCGACCGAGACATCGCCGCCTTCGTGCGCACCGCGCAGGAAGAAGGCCTCAACGTCATCGTGCGCCCCGGCCCCTTCGTCTGCGCCGAGTGGGAGTTCGGGGGTATTCCGGCGTGGCTGCTGCGTACGCCCGGCCTGCGTATCCGCTCGTTCGACCCGCGCTTCCTGAAAGCCAGCGCGGCATGGTTCAAGCGGTTGAACCAGGAACTTGCGCCTCTGCTTAGCAGTCGCGGTGGTCCCATTCTCATGGTGCAGGTCGAGAACGAATACGGGTACGTCGGCAACGACCGGGATTACCTGGAAGCGATCCACCAGCAGATGGTCGATGCCGGCTTCGACGTCCCGATGTTCACCTCCAATGGACCTGGCCCGACGTGGATGCCGCGCGGCTCGTTGCCCGGCATGGTGTCGGTGATCAACTTCACCGGCGATGGCAAGCAGACCGAGCGTGCGTTTCGACGCTCGGCGCCGCTGATGGAAGGCATGCCGCGCATGGCCGGCGAGTACTGGACGGGCTGGTACGACCGCTGGGGCCTGGCACACAAGACGCGCGACGTCGGCGACGTGAGCAGTGCGGTGTCGTGGATGATGGATCACGACATCTCGTTCAACCTGTACATGGTCGATGGCGGGACGAACTTTGGCTGGATGAACGGCGCGAATAACGACGACGCGCATTACCTCCCGGTCACGACCAGCTACGACTACGACTCGCCGATCGACGAGGCCGGCCGACTGACGCCGAAATTCGACGCGCTGCGCAAGGTGATCGCCGCACACTTGCCGAAGGGAGAGACCCTGCCCAAGGTCCCCGCCTCGTCACCGACAGTGGCGATCCCGCGCTTCACGCTGGACACGTCGGTCAGCCTGCTCGATGCGTTGCCTGGGCTGTCCAGGCCGCAGACGTCCGTCACGCCGCACGGCATGGAGACCTTCGGCCAGAACTACGGGCTGATCCTCTATCGCAAGTCACTGGATACCGATGCCAAGGGCTCCCTCGATGTGAGCGACGTACGTGACTACGCCACCGTGCTCGCCGACGGCAAGCCGCTGGGTACGCTGGATCGTCGCCAGGACCAGCACGCCATGCCGGTGGACCTGAAGGCCGGCAGCACCCTCGACCTCGTCGTCGAGAACATGGGCCGGATCAATATCGGCCCCGGCATGGAAGACGACGACAAGGGCATCACCTATTCGGTGCAGGTGGCCGGCGAGGACCTGCTCAACTGGTCGGTCTACCCCTTGCCGCTGGACGACCTGTCGAGCCTGCACTTCGCTCCCGGCGCAAGCACGGGCCAGGGTCCGGCGTTCTGGCACGGCAGCTTCACTCTGGCAAAGCCGGACGGTACCTTCCTCGACATGCGCGGCTGGAACAAGGGCAACGTCTGGGTCAACGGCCATCACCTGGGGCGCTTCTGGCACATCGGGCCGCAGCAGAGTCTGTACGTGCCGGCCTCGTGGCTTAAGAAGGGGCGCAACGATATCGTCGTGCTCAAGATGCAGGCGGGCGGATCGCATACCATCGCCGGCCTCAAGGATCCGGTGTTCGATACGCCGGCGAAGTGA
- a CDS encoding putative bifunctional diguanylate cyclase/phosphodiesterase — translation MLVSSYSGVLVAFSLVVAILASYTALNMAGRVSSTRGTASALWLVGGSFAMGIGIWSMHFIGMLAFSLPISIGYDLDLTLLSLVFAIGSSAFALWVVCHEQLPRRRLVVGALMMGAGIAAMHYTGMAAMRMMPGVVYEPLLFALSVVIAVLASGAALWIAFRLRKDAEHVVRARLGASLVMGCAIVGMHYTGMAAANFPVGSFCGAANTGIDAKWLALVVIVVSLAVFAIALIVSMLDVRANVLTTSLDRANSELVQLALHDNLTRLPNRVLLGDRLDQAIHKATREGRQFAVLFMDLDGFKAVNDVYGHHVGDLLLKEVSRRVLTTKRGEDTVARLGGDEFVMAVDVSRPEDAAVLAQRLVDVLGAAYLIDEHSVHVSASVGIAVFPENGRTTHDLMINADAAMYHAKEQGRNGYCFFESAMNANVHQQLQLQHDLRRALDQREFLLYYQPKLVSPDGPVTGVEALLRWQKPGVGLVPPDEFLGVAERTGLIIPIGNWVLDEACRQMRVWQDEGHAAWTVAVNLSTVQLTHTGLVDVLRSTLARHSLDPACLVLEITESTAMRDAEASLAILNEVAALGVGISIDDFGTGYSSLLYLKQLPADELKIDRGFVTELTRGNDDEAIVSAIIALGKTLGLNIVAEGVETSEQQELLTRLGCDVLQGFLLGSPVPGDQLARTLPTAA, via the coding sequence ATGCTCGTCAGCAGCTATAGCGGCGTCCTCGTCGCTTTCTCCCTCGTGGTTGCCATCCTCGCCTCCTATACGGCGCTGAACATGGCCGGCCGGGTGTCGAGTACACGCGGAACGGCCTCGGCGCTCTGGCTGGTGGGCGGATCCTTCGCCATGGGTATCGGCATCTGGTCGATGCATTTCATCGGGATGCTGGCCTTCAGCCTGCCCATTTCGATCGGTTACGACCTCGACCTGACCCTGCTTTCGCTGGTTTTTGCGATCGGTTCTTCGGCCTTCGCCCTTTGGGTGGTATGCCACGAGCAGCTGCCAAGGCGGCGGCTTGTCGTCGGTGCGCTCATGATGGGCGCCGGCATCGCCGCGATGCATTACACCGGCATGGCAGCGATGCGGATGATGCCTGGGGTGGTTTACGAACCACTCCTCTTCGCCCTGTCGGTCGTCATAGCAGTGCTGGCCTCGGGTGCCGCGCTGTGGATTGCCTTCCGCTTGCGCAAGGATGCCGAGCACGTGGTGCGCGCCCGCCTGGGTGCGTCGCTGGTGATGGGCTGCGCGATCGTCGGTATGCACTACACCGGCATGGCCGCCGCGAATTTTCCGGTCGGCAGCTTCTGTGGCGCCGCCAACACCGGCATCGACGCCAAGTGGCTGGCCCTCGTGGTGATCGTCGTCAGCCTCGCCGTGTTCGCGATCGCGCTGATCGTGTCGATGCTCGACGTCCGCGCCAACGTGCTGACCACGTCGCTGGACCGGGCCAATAGCGAGCTCGTGCAGCTCGCCTTGCATGACAACCTCACGCGTCTGCCGAATCGGGTGCTGCTCGGCGATCGCCTGGACCAGGCGATCCACAAGGCGACGCGGGAAGGGCGTCAGTTTGCCGTGCTCTTCATGGACCTGGACGGCTTCAAGGCGGTGAACGACGTCTACGGCCACCATGTCGGCGACCTGCTGCTGAAGGAGGTTTCCCGTCGGGTCCTGACCACCAAGCGTGGCGAGGACACGGTGGCCCGCCTGGGCGGCGACGAGTTCGTCATGGCGGTGGACGTTTCGCGACCGGAGGATGCGGCCGTGCTGGCGCAACGACTGGTCGACGTACTCGGGGCGGCCTACCTGATCGACGAGCACAGTGTGCATGTGTCGGCCAGCGTCGGCATCGCGGTGTTTCCGGAGAACGGCCGGACCACGCACGACCTGATGATCAATGCGGACGCGGCGATGTATCACGCGAAGGAGCAGGGCCGTAACGGCTATTGCTTCTTCGAAAGCGCGATGAACGCCAACGTACACCAGCAGCTCCAGCTGCAGCACGACCTGCGTCGGGCGCTCGACCAGCGCGAGTTCCTGCTCTATTACCAGCCGAAGCTCGTTTCGCCGGATGGTCCGGTTACCGGCGTCGAGGCCTTGCTTCGCTGGCAAAAGCCCGGGGTGGGTCTGGTGCCTCCGGACGAGTTCCTCGGTGTCGCCGAGCGTACGGGCCTGATCATTCCCATCGGCAACTGGGTGCTCGACGAGGCGTGCCGGCAGATGCGTGTGTGGCAGGACGAAGGGCATGCGGCCTGGACGGTCGCGGTGAACCTGTCGACGGTGCAGCTCACGCATACCGGCCTGGTCGATGTGCTCCGCTCGACACTCGCACGCCACTCACTCGATCCGGCCTGCCTGGTCCTGGAGATCACCGAGTCCACGGCGATGCGCGATGCGGAGGCCAGCCTTGCCATCCTCAACGAGGTGGCCGCCCTCGGCGTGGGTATTTCCATCGACGACTTCGGCACGGGGTATTCCAGTCTTCTTTACCTCAAGCAGCTCCCCGCCGATGAACTGAAGATCGACCGCGGTTTCGTTACCGAACTGACCCGGGGCAACGACGATGAAGCCATCGTCTCGGCCATCATCGCGCTGGGCAAGACGCTGGGCCTGAACATCGTCGCCGAAGGCGTCGAGACCAGCGAGCAGCAGGAATTACTGACACGATTGGGCTGCGATGTGCTCCAGGGCTTCCTGTTGGGCAGTCCGGTCCCCGGCGACCAGCTGGCCCGGACCCTGCCGACGGCGGCGTAG
- a CDS encoding tetratricopeptide repeat protein — protein sequence MTLRGFSRLPLIATMAVLAGCAGHRTLHAPDRAADAARDEQAANQAYASGNIPQAASLYESVVAAAPEDPDAWFRLGNARFRLQKLDEAGQAYERAIKLRPDYAQALYNLGVVRLKQAQAALVASARASEPGDGLRGDSGRIVQRLARVGDDVGARNKGNGGAPPFIVEPTDER from the coding sequence GTGACCCTACGTGGATTCTCCCGACTGCCCCTGATCGCCACGATGGCCGTCCTCGCCGGATGCGCGGGACATCGCACCCTGCACGCGCCCGATCGCGCGGCCGACGCCGCCCGTGACGAGCAGGCGGCCAACCAGGCCTATGCGAGCGGAAATATTCCGCAGGCGGCGAGTCTCTACGAATCCGTGGTCGCGGCCGCGCCTGAGGACCCGGACGCATGGTTCCGCCTGGGCAATGCCCGCTTCCGCCTGCAGAAACTCGACGAGGCGGGGCAGGCCTACGAACGTGCGATCAAGCTCAGGCCCGACTACGCGCAGGCCCTATACAACCTCGGCGTCGTACGGCTGAAGCAGGCGCAGGCGGCCCTGGTCGCCAGCGCTCGCGCGAGCGAGCCCGGTGATGGCCTTCGCGGAGACAGCGGCCGGATCGTGCAACGCCTCGCCAGGGTGGGCGACGACGTCGGAGCAAGAAATAAAGGGAACGGGGGCGCACCGCCGTTTATCGTGGAACCCACCGACGAACGGTAG
- a CDS encoding c-type cytochrome, translating into MRTYRWIAAGLLFLAHAASGQDASVVARGEYLARASDCIACHSNPGDKPFGGGRPMVTPFGTLYSPNVSPDRVTGIGAWTADEFYTMMHTGRGRSGALLYPAMPFAAYTKMTRADVDAIFAYLKTVPPVHRPNNAQDLRFPYNNRNLLLGWRTLYFKEGEYKPDPSKSSEWNRGGYLVEGPGHCSMCHTAINALGGSSASAAYQGGLIPMQDWYAPSLTSNKEAGLGEWSIGDISDLLQAGVSTRGAVYGPMAEVVHNSLQYLSDADIRAMSVYLKALPSTGETAEPTKAQVQDKLRLFPLGKKIYTAQCAVCHGSQGEGRGVDFPPLAGNQSIQMTSSVNPIRMVLNGGYPPGTIRNPRPYGMPPFAQGLSDEEVAAVVTYIRTAWNNRGTAVTDADVNALRSAPLD; encoded by the coding sequence ATGAGAACGTATCGCTGGATCGCCGCCGGTCTTCTCTTCCTGGCACATGCCGCGTCCGGTCAGGACGCCTCGGTCGTCGCGCGCGGTGAGTACCTCGCACGCGCCTCGGATTGCATTGCTTGTCACAGCAATCCGGGGGACAAACCGTTCGGCGGTGGCCGCCCCATGGTCACGCCGTTCGGCACCCTGTATTCGCCGAACGTTTCGCCCGATCGCGTCACCGGCATCGGCGCGTGGACCGCGGACGAGTTCTACACGATGATGCATACCGGTCGTGGACGATCGGGTGCGCTGCTTTACCCGGCCATGCCATTTGCCGCGTACACGAAGATGACGCGGGCGGATGTCGATGCCATCTTCGCCTACCTGAAGACCGTGCCGCCGGTGCACCGGCCGAACAACGCGCAAGACCTTCGCTTCCCGTACAACAACCGCAACCTGCTACTCGGCTGGCGCACGCTCTACTTCAAGGAGGGCGAATACAAACCCGATCCCTCGAAGTCCAGCGAGTGGAATCGCGGTGGCTACCTCGTGGAAGGCCCTGGCCATTGTTCGATGTGCCATACCGCCATCAATGCCCTGGGCGGCAGCTCCGCCTCGGCGGCCTACCAGGGCGGCCTCATTCCCATGCAGGACTGGTACGCACCTTCGCTGACCTCGAACAAGGAAGCGGGGCTTGGCGAGTGGAGCATCGGCGATATTTCCGACCTTCTGCAGGCAGGCGTGTCCACGCGCGGCGCGGTCTATGGACCGATGGCCGAGGTCGTGCACAACAGCCTCCAATACCTTTCCGATGCGGACATCCGCGCGATGTCGGTCTACCTCAAGGCCTTGCCGTCCACCGGCGAAACGGCCGAACCCACGAAGGCGCAGGTGCAGGACAAGCTCCGCCTGTTCCCGCTGGGCAAGAAGATCTACACGGCGCAGTGCGCTGTCTGCCACGGCTCGCAGGGTGAAGGCCGGGGCGTGGACTTCCCGCCGCTGGCAGGCAACCAGTCGATCCAGATGACCTCTTCGGTCAATCCGATCCGCATGGTCCTCAACGGCGGCTATCCGCCCGGCACGATACGCAACCCGCGGCCCTACGGCATGCCACCGTTCGCGCAAGGCCTGTCGGATGAAGAAGTCGCCGCCGTCGTGACGTATATCCGCACCGCCTGGAACAACCGAGGCACGGCGGTGACGGACGCCGACGTCAACGCGCTTCGGTCCGCGCCGCTGGATTAA
- a CDS encoding NAD(P)H-quinone oxidoreductase translates to MKAVVFDDFGPADVLRLDDVPEPELRDSDLLVRNHAAGVNRADIIQRTGGYGRDSFGDSAIMGLEIAGEVIAVGKDVQGFAVGDRVMGIVGGGGYAEQARIDYRMAMPIPQGMDYVRAAGIPEVFVTAHEAALHLGRLDAGESILIHAAAGGVGSAAVQLAHAAGARVFATAGAAKLDRLREFGADVAIDYKADDFARVIERETDGKGVDVIVDFIGAPYFERNLASLGYGGRLIEVGLLGGAKGATLPLDRLLYRHLQIIGTVMKSRPQRVKQAMTQRFRDRWLHAFDDGTLVPVIDSQFVLADAVQAHRRMESSSSVGKIILTM, encoded by the coding sequence GTGAAGGCCGTTGTCTTCGACGATTTCGGCCCCGCCGATGTGCTGCGACTCGACGATGTCCCCGAGCCCGAACTCCGGGACAGCGACCTGCTCGTCCGCAATCATGCCGCCGGCGTGAATCGCGCCGACATCATCCAGCGCACGGGTGGCTATGGCAGGGATAGCTTCGGCGACTCCGCCATCATGGGCCTGGAGATCGCCGGCGAGGTGATCGCCGTGGGCAAGGACGTACAAGGTTTTGCCGTCGGCGACCGCGTGATGGGGATCGTCGGCGGCGGTGGCTATGCCGAACAGGCCCGCATCGACTACCGCATGGCGATGCCGATCCCGCAGGGCATGGATTATGTGCGTGCCGCTGGCATCCCCGAAGTCTTCGTCACCGCCCATGAAGCCGCCCTCCACCTCGGCCGTCTCGACGCGGGCGAAAGCATCCTCATCCATGCCGCCGCCGGCGGCGTGGGGTCCGCCGCCGTGCAACTCGCTCATGCGGCGGGCGCACGGGTTTTCGCTACCGCGGGTGCCGCGAAGCTCGATCGTCTTCGCGAGTTCGGCGCGGATGTCGCGATCGATTACAAAGCCGATGATTTCGCCAGGGTGATCGAGCGCGAGACCGACGGAAAGGGCGTCGACGTGATCGTGGATTTCATCGGCGCACCCTATTTCGAACGCAACCTCGCATCGCTCGGCTATGGGGGGCGTCTCATCGAGGTCGGCCTGCTCGGCGGCGCCAAAGGCGCGACGCTGCCGTTGGACCGTTTGCTCTATCGCCATCTGCAGATCATCGGCACGGTGATGAAGTCGCGTCCGCAGCGTGTCAAGCAAGCCATGACGCAACGCTTTCGCGATCGTTGGCTGCACGCCTTCGACGATGGCACGCTCGTGCCGGTGATCGACAGTCAGTTCGTCCTCGCCGACGCTGTGCAGGCACACCGACGCATGGAGTCCTCGTCCAGTGTCGGTAAGATCATCCTCACCATGTAA
- a CDS encoding DUF1304 domain-containing protein, whose product MAVAATVLTVLVILIHVYIVLLEMVLWRTRGPRVFGITPQFAQDSAALASNQGLYNAFLVVALVLGLVLREPFATAFVFYGLGCVVVAGLWGALTASRRILYVQALPAALALAAQWLAR is encoded by the coding sequence ATGGCCGTCGCCGCTACCGTACTCACCGTTTTGGTGATTCTGATCCACGTGTACATCGTGCTGCTCGAGATGGTCCTCTGGCGCACCCGTGGCCCCAGGGTCTTCGGCATCACGCCCCAATTCGCGCAAGATAGCGCGGCCCTGGCCTCCAACCAAGGGCTTTATAACGCTTTTCTGGTCGTCGCGCTGGTCCTCGGACTGGTCCTGCGCGAGCCCTTCGCCACCGCCTTCGTGTTTTACGGGCTGGGCTGTGTCGTGGTCGCCGGTCTTTGGGGCGCGCTCACGGCGAGCCGGCGGATCCTGTACGTGCAGGCTTTGCCCGCTGCCCTGGCGCTGGCAGCACAATGGCTTGCGCGCTGA
- a CDS encoding response regulator transcription factor, whose protein sequence is MSTERSAPRAIIFEDHSGLAAALTDLLVGRLGYDVVACAGCIEEAIRVAHVERCDVAVVDLDLQGVMAYPALDELIRRGVPYVLATGAMPLDIPVRYLAPLVCKPYSAQQLEQAIREACCHAAVHATAPASITVSVVGRA, encoded by the coding sequence ATGAGTACTGAGCGGTCCGCGCCACGCGCGATCATTTTTGAAGACCATTCCGGCCTCGCCGCAGCGCTGACGGACCTGCTTGTCGGGCGACTGGGTTACGACGTGGTGGCGTGCGCGGGGTGTATCGAGGAAGCCATCCGCGTTGCGCATGTGGAACGCTGCGATGTCGCCGTCGTCGACCTGGATCTGCAGGGCGTCATGGCGTATCCCGCGTTGGACGAACTGATCCGCCGTGGCGTGCCCTACGTGCTCGCCACGGGGGCCATGCCGCTCGATATTCCTGTTCGCTATCTCGCACCTCTTGTGTGTAAACCCTACAGCGCACAACAGCTGGAGCAGGCCATCCGTGAGGCATGCTGCCACGCAGCCGTGCATGCGACCGCACCGGCCAGCATCACCGTGTCGGTTGTCGGCCGGGCCTGA
- a CDS encoding cytochrome c oxidase subunit II, with protein MVASVPADPPGGEDVARRVETRWAIVMVGIVALLVAMVIFTGLHWATMPPSRVETIDPTTLHVAGEFVESNLGSAAEADGSVTVRIVGQQYSFTPQCIVVPAKTPVTFRVTSADVIHGMIITGTNINSMVSPGFISTFKTTFDKPGDHLMPCHEFCGTGHEGMWANVKVVEPDAFAKLVGPARRASCDL; from the coding sequence ATGGTTGCATCGGTTCCCGCAGACCCGCCCGGTGGCGAAGATGTCGCCAGGCGCGTCGAAACGCGCTGGGCGATCGTCATGGTCGGCATCGTCGCGTTGCTGGTGGCGATGGTCATCTTCACCGGCCTGCACTGGGCGACGATGCCGCCATCGCGCGTGGAAACCATCGATCCGACCACCCTGCATGTCGCGGGCGAATTCGTCGAGAGCAACTTGGGTAGCGCGGCCGAAGCCGATGGCTCGGTCACCGTGCGGATCGTCGGCCAGCAGTACTCGTTCACGCCGCAATGCATCGTCGTCCCGGCGAAAACACCCGTGACCTTCCGTGTCACGAGCGCCGATGTGATCCACGGGATGATCATTACGGGGACCAATATCAACTCGATGGTCTCGCCGGGTTTCATCTCGACGTTCAAGACGACCTTCGACAAGCCAGGCGATCACCTGATGCCCTGCCACGAGTTTTGCGGAACCGGGCACGAGGGCATGTGGGCCAACGTCAAGGTCGTCGAGCCGGATGCCTTCGCCAAACTGGTCGGCCCCGCAAGGAGAGCCAGCTGTGATCTCTAA
- a CDS encoding UBP-type zinc finger domain-containing protein, translated as MNKQDDGINLDAEPSGDGCVECLAAGTWWFHLRRCAECGHIGCCDDSLHKHASKHAHATGHPVIQSFEPGEDWFYDYRTDDMFEGPTLKAPHSHPREQPTPGPEGLVPRRWQAVLAHGEENS; from the coding sequence ATGAACAAGCAAGACGACGGTATCAACCTGGACGCCGAGCCCAGTGGCGACGGCTGCGTCGAGTGCCTGGCAGCCGGCACCTGGTGGTTCCACCTTCGCCGTTGCGCCGAATGTGGTCACATCGGCTGCTGCGACGATTCGCTGCACAAACACGCCAGCAAGCATGCGCATGCCACCGGTCACCCGGTGATCCAGAGTTTCGAACCCGGCGAAGACTGGTTCTACGACTACCGTACCGACGACATGTTCGAGGGTCCGACCCTCAAGGCGCCGCATAGTCATCCCCGCGAGCAACCGACACCAGGCCCGGAAGGCCTCGTGCCGCGCCGCTGGCAGGCGGTACTCGCCCATGGCGAGGAAAACTCGTGA
- a CDS encoding c-type cytochrome: MNRDRHRIDQYGTGRRMVGVAACLLLFLVTGNLRAQTQTQTQARSSVTAPDSIATRVMACTTCHGERGQGSGDDYYPRLAGKPARYLYNQLIAFRDGQRKYAPMTYLLEYLPDAYLQEMAQYFAAQQTPFPSLPRPDVGPEVMALGKKLTLEGDPARHIPSCVACHGASLTGVSPDIPGLLGLHAKYISAQLGASRYGARVTAKPNCMQKITILLNDADISAAAAYLSSLPSPLNPAPATEGSLKLALTCQSSDAR, translated from the coding sequence ATGAATCGCGATCGTCACAGGATCGATCAATACGGAACCGGCCGTCGTATGGTCGGCGTAGCGGCGTGCCTTTTGCTTTTCCTGGTTACCGGTAACCTGCGCGCGCAGACGCAGACGCAGACACAAGCACGCAGCAGCGTGACGGCGCCGGACTCCATAGCCACGCGGGTGATGGCCTGTACCACGTGCCACGGCGAGCGAGGCCAAGGCAGCGGTGACGACTATTACCCGAGGCTCGCCGGCAAGCCCGCTCGCTATCTCTACAACCAACTGATCGCGTTTCGGGACGGGCAGCGCAAGTACGCGCCCATGACCTACCTGCTCGAGTATCTGCCGGACGCCTATCTGCAGGAGATGGCACAGTATTTCGCCGCACAACAGACGCCCTTCCCTTCACTGCCCCGGCCCGATGTCGGACCCGAGGTCATGGCCCTCGGCAAAAAGTTGACCCTCGAAGGCGATCCGGCCCGGCACATTCCCTCCTGCGTAGCCTGCCACGGCGCATCGCTCACCGGGGTCTCGCCTGATATCCCGGGGCTGCTCGGGTTGCATGCCAAATACATCAGCGCCCAGCTTGGCGCGTCGCGCTATGGCGCGCGCGTCACCGCAAAGCCCAACTGCATGCAGAAGATCACCATCCTGCTGAACGATGCGGACATCTCCGCGGCGGCCGCCTATCTCTCGTCGCTTCCCTCGCCACTCAATCCCGCGCCGGCAACCGAGGGCTCGCTGAAGCTGGCACTCACCTGCCAAAGTAGTGACGCCCGATGA
- a CDS encoding GNAT family N-acetyltransferase produces MTSLEETGINVLAVDEPTAEDRAAVAAPLLAYNQKEGPRALAEPLVLLLKGDDGQTIGGLWGKTVYDWMVVELLVVPETMRGKGAGAALMKQAEHIARGRGCLGAWLDTFAFQARGFYEGLGYTVFGELVDHPRESARYFLSKRF; encoded by the coding sequence ATGACGTCGCTCGAGGAAACGGGGATAAATGTGCTCGCGGTTGACGAGCCCACGGCGGAGGATCGGGCGGCCGTTGCAGCGCCTCTGCTTGCTTATAACCAGAAGGAGGGCCCTCGAGCATTGGCCGAGCCGCTGGTCCTTCTGCTGAAGGGCGACGATGGACAAACGATCGGCGGTCTTTGGGGAAAGACCGTCTACGATTGGATGGTCGTCGAGCTATTGGTCGTCCCGGAGACGATGCGCGGCAAGGGGGCGGGTGCCGCGTTAATGAAGCAGGCGGAACACATCGCACGCGGCCGTGGCTGTCTCGGCGCGTGGTTGGATACGTTCGCCTTCCAGGCACGGGGCTTCTATGAAGGGCTGGGTTACACCGTGTTCGGCGAGCTCGTCGATCATCCGAGAGAGAGCGCCCGCTATTTCTTAAGCAAACGCTTCTAG
- a CDS encoding tRNA-binding protein: MSEPITWADFEKVMLVAGTVTRAEVFPEAKRPAYLIWVDFGPHGERKTSAQVTGVYQPGDLVGRQIVGVINFPEKQIGPVRSQFLLTGFHTDEGVVITTVERPVPNGTRMA, encoded by the coding sequence ATGAGTGAACCGATCACCTGGGCCGATTTCGAGAAAGTGATGCTGGTGGCGGGTACCGTCACCCGTGCCGAAGTGTTTCCCGAAGCGAAACGCCCCGCCTACCTGATCTGGGTGGACTTCGGCCCGCATGGCGAGCGTAAGACCAGCGCGCAGGTCACCGGCGTGTATCAGCCCGGCGACCTCGTCGGTCGGCAGATCGTCGGCGTGATCAATTTTCCGGAGAAACAGATCGGCCCCGTTCGCTCGCAGTTTTTGCTCACCGGCTTCCACACCGATGAGGGTGTGGTGATCACGACCGTGGAGCGGCCCGTGCCCAATGGGACTCGGATGGCCTGA
- a CDS encoding DUF4440 domain-containing protein translates to MTVDADDALLTTLATLERELHDPAGRRDVDRLRALLHPSFQEIGRSGYRIDLADVLRDLPTEGGNGTIVADGFQLHRPIDGMAILLYRSAHRSPSGVDSRHTLRSSTWIREGDAWRMVYHQGTPTERFDIV, encoded by the coding sequence GTGACGGTAGATGCCGACGACGCACTGCTGACGACACTCGCGACCCTGGAGCGGGAGCTCCACGATCCCGCGGGGCGCCGTGACGTCGATCGGCTGCGTGCGCTGTTGCATCCCTCATTCCAGGAGATCGGCAGGTCGGGCTATCGCATCGACCTCGCCGATGTGCTCCGAGATCTTCCCACGGAGGGAGGGAACGGGACGATCGTTGCCGATGGCTTCCAGTTGCACCGGCCGATCGATGGCATGGCGATCCTGCTCTATCGTTCGGCGCATCGTTCGCCATCCGGTGTGGACTCGCGGCACACCTTGCGGTCGAGCACGTGGATCCGCGAAGGTGATGCTTGGCGGATGGTCTATCACCAGGGAACGCCGACCGAGCGCTTCGATATTGTATGA